The Jiangella sp. DSM 45060 genome contains the following window.
CCGTGCGCTCGACCTGGCCTACCGGTCGCACACCATCAGCGCCGATCAGCTGACGGTCCGGCTCGCCGACCGGCATTACCCGTTCGCCGCCGAGCTGCACTACCGGGTTCGCGGCGGCGCGCTGGAGCGGTGGACCATGCTGGTCAATGACGGCGACGCGCCCGTCGTGCTCGACCGGGCGTACTCCGCGACCTGGGGATTGCCGTGGCAGCCGCGCTGGGAGGCGACCTGGCTGGCCGGCATGTACGCCACGGAGACGCAGGTGACGCGGCGCCCGCTCGGTGCGGGCCGGCTGGTACTGGAGTCGCGGCGCGGCATCCCCGGGCACGCGGCGCAGCCGTGGCTGGCTCTGGACGCCGGCGCGGGCGACGAGGCGGGTGCGGTCTGGAGCGTCGCGGTGGCGTGGAGCGGCTCGTGGCGGCTGGCGGCCGAGCTCGCCCACGACGGCCGGCTGCACGTCACCGCCGGCGTCAACGACTTCGACCTGCGGCATCCCCTGGCGCCGGGCACGTCGTGGACCACCCCCGTCACCGTCGGCGTGTACGCGTCCGCCGGGCACGACGACCTCACCGACCGCTGGCACGCCTACGAGCGCCGGTTCGTCGTGCCGCGGCCCGATGTCGTCCGGCCGGTCCTCTACAACGGCTGGGAGGCGACGTTCTTCGACGTCCGCCCGGAGTCGCAGCTCGAGCTGGCCCGGCGGGCGGCCGGCCTGGGCGCCGAGCTGTTCGTCATCGACGACGGCTGGTTCGCCGGCCGGAAGGACGAGAGCGCGGGCGTCGGCGACTGGACGCCAGACCCCACGGCCTTCCCCGACGGCCTGCAGCCACTGGCCGACGAGGTGCACGCGCTGGGCATGCGGTTCGGCGTCTGGGTCGAACCGGAGGCCGTCAGCCCCGACAGCGACCTCTTCCGCGCCCACCCGGACTGGATCTACCAGTGGCCGACCCGCCCGCGCACCCTCGCCCGGCAGACCCACATGCTGGCGCTGAGCCGCCCGGACGTCCGCACGCACCTCGTCGAGGCCCTGAACGCGCTGCTGTCGTCGGCGCCGATCGACGCCCTGAAGTGGGACCTCAACCGGCCACTCACCGAGGCGTCGGACGGGGTCGGCAACGGCTCGGTCTGGCTCGGGCACGTCGAGGGCTTCTACGAGGTGCTCGACCGTGTCCGCGCCCGGCACCCGGACGTCTGGATCGAGAGCTGCGCGTCCGGCGGCGGCCGGGCCGACCTCGGCGTCATGGCGCGCACCGAGTGGGTCTGGCCCAGCGACAACACCGACGCGCTGGAGCGGCTGACGATCCAGCACGGTTACACCTATGCCCACTCACCGCACACGATGATGGCCTGGGTCACCGACTCCCCCACCTACCTCACCAAACGCGAGATCCCGCTGCGATTCCGGTTCCACTCGGCGATGACCGGGCTGCTGGGCATCGGCGGAAACCTCGCCGACTGGCCGCAGTCCGCGCTGGCGGAGGCCGCCGAGTACGTCGCGCAGTACAAGCAGGTGCGGGCGACGGTGCAGTACGGCGTCATGCGGCGGCTGAGCGGCGCGCCCGACGACGTGACGGCGCTCAGCTACCGGTCGCCGTCGGGTCATCAGGTCGCGGTGTTCGCGTTCGCGCCGTCGGTGCGGCACCTGCGGCGGACGGTGCAGCTACGGCTGCGCGGCCTCGACCCGGCGGCCGTATACGTGGACGGGGCGACCGGGACGCGGTACAGCGGGGCGCTGCTCATGCATCACGGCCTGCGGGTCGGGCTGGTCGGCGACTACGCCAGCGAGTTGGTGGTCCTGGACCGCGCGTGAGCCCGCCGGCCCGCCGCAGCCTTGACATGGAATGATGTTCCGTGTTGGCTCCTGGCACGCGTTGGCGCACCTTCGGAACCTGGAGACCTCCATGAAGATCATGACGATCTACGCCCACCCCGCCGACACCATCACCAACTGCGGCGGCACGCTGGCCCGGCACGCGCAGCGCGGCGACGAGGTGGTCGCGCTGATCCTCAGCCATGGCGGGCGCATCCACGCGAACAAGTACGCCGAGGAGTGGCGCAAGGACGCGCCCGACGACGCCGTCGCGACCGCCGGCCTGGACGCCATCGTCGCGAACAAGAAGGACGAGCTGGACCGCGCGGCCAAGATCATCGGGATCGACCGGATCATCACGCTGGACCACGAGGACACCTACGCGACCGTCCACGAGGACGTCGTCGAGGAGATCGCCGAGCATCTGGCCGCCGAGCAGCCCGAGATCGTCATCGCCGACCATCCGCGCAGCCCCGCCTACTTCGACGCGCACTCCGTCGCCACCGGCATGGCGCTCGCCGCGCTCGCCCGTGCCGGGACCTACCTGCGCAACCTCGACGGCCGCGACGAGGTGCCGGTGCGGCAGGTGTTCCTCACCGGCCTGCCGGTCTACAACCTCGACGCGCTCAGCCTGAACGGGGTGCGCAACGACTGCTACGTCGACATCACCGAGGTCGTCGGGACGAAGCTGGCGGCGATGGACCAGTTCGTCAGCCAGGGCTACCACGGCGTGTTCGCGCGCAAGCTGGTGGAGTCTTACAACGGCGAGGCCGGCCGGGCCGCCGGGGTGAACTTCGCCGAGGCGTTCGTCCGCCTCTACAACGAGACCCACCAGCACCTGCCGGTCACCGAGGCCGCCCTGGCGACCGATCCGCTGACCAGGCACATCGCCTACTCCTCGGTGAACCTGCGGGGCACCTACCCGGTACCGTGACGCCCGTGACGCCTTCGATCACCGGCCGGTCCGTCCACGAGCTGCCCACCCCGCTCGCCGTCCTCGACGACGCCGCGCTGGAACACAACCTCGCCACCATGGCGGCGTGGTGCCGCGAGCACGGCGCCGAGCTGCAGCCGCACGGCAAGACGACGATGGCGCCGGCGCTGTTCGCCCGCCAGCTGGCGGCCGGCGCGACCGGC
Protein-coding sequences here:
- a CDS encoding PIG-L deacetylase family protein, whose product is MKIMTIYAHPADTITNCGGTLARHAQRGDEVVALILSHGGRIHANKYAEEWRKDAPDDAVATAGLDAIVANKKDELDRAAKIIGIDRIITLDHEDTYATVHEDVVEEIAEHLAAEQPEIVIADHPRSPAYFDAHSVATGMALAALARAGTYLRNLDGRDEVPVRQVFLTGLPVYNLDALSLNGVRNDCYVDITEVVGTKLAAMDQFVSQGYHGVFARKLVESYNGEAGRAAGVNFAEAFVRLYNETHQHLPVTEAALATDPLTRHIAYSSVNLRGTYPVP
- a CDS encoding alpha-galactosidase, which encodes MTAVNHLTDRNAFLLRGDGFAYALAVTPDGDLRHLHWGGPLEPDDVTGLLADDPREFGSNTWSSPRAHTEELVAHGGRRLDESALKVEFADGVRALDLAYRSHTISADQLTVRLADRHYPFAAELHYRVRGGALERWTMLVNDGDAPVVLDRAYSATWGLPWQPRWEATWLAGMYATETQVTRRPLGAGRLVLESRRGIPGHAAQPWLALDAGAGDEAGAVWSVAVAWSGSWRLAAELAHDGRLHVTAGVNDFDLRHPLAPGTSWTTPVTVGVYASAGHDDLTDRWHAYERRFVVPRPDVVRPVLYNGWEATFFDVRPESQLELARRAAGLGAELFVIDDGWFAGRKDESAGVGDWTPDPTAFPDGLQPLADEVHALGMRFGVWVEPEAVSPDSDLFRAHPDWIYQWPTRPRTLARQTHMLALSRPDVRTHLVEALNALLSSAPIDALKWDLNRPLTEASDGVGNGSVWLGHVEGFYEVLDRVRARHPDVWIESCASGGGRADLGVMARTEWVWPSDNTDALERLTIQHGYTYAHSPHTMMAWVTDSPTYLTKREIPLRFRFHSAMTGLLGIGGNLADWPQSALAEAAEYVAQYKQVRATVQYGVMRRLSGAPDDVTALSYRSPSGHQVAVFAFAPSVRHLRRTVQLRLRGLDPAAVYVDGATGTRYSGALLMHHGLRVGLVGDYASELVVLDRA